The DNA window CAGGTTTGATGTGTGTATACAGGACTTGTAAGAGAATTCTTCCAAGTAGAACTTGATACAATTTAATGTGTATTCCATAAATATGGAATAGTTGCAAAACTTTTATTGTGCGAGTCGCTCTAAGCACAAATTAATAATTATCTCTTTTTTTATGGCCATCTATTGTGAGGAGCACAATAGAACCTAATCGAAAATGATCACTTGATATATTTGAGACACAACAGTTTGCCTTAATGTTAATGGAAAGTAAGTAATGAGACCAATCTTAATCTTTGATCATTGTTTGCTGTTTGGAGCTGATCTTGTTCATCAGTTATTCCACTTATTCCACCCAAAGGAAACTTTAACcaaatgagaagaaaaatggCAATTCCTTCCATTTTGTGTGTAGGATATGCAGTTCAGTCTACATTAACTATTTCACACTCTGCAGGAATGAAACCAAATTCAGCTCAAATTGGGCTCCATATAAATGTTGGAAGACTGGCTTCTGTCCAGGTTTGTTTTGGGATGAGTACATGCAATAGTTGGTGCTCTTGGAGGCTTTCAGGGTTGTGCTATTACTGACCTCTCCTTCAGcatgttgctttttttgttcATGTACTTCTAAGTTTGTACTCCTTGCTGAGTGTCAAAGACTAAAAACTTTGTCTTTGTGTAGTTTGTCAGATCTTTGTAGGTTCAGCTAGTCCCTAGGTTTTTCTCAATCTTGACAGGACTGGATATGTACTAGGAGGAAAACTTCTTATATTCAGATAGTGGGATACCTATCATGTCTACCTATGTGATATTTGACAAGTCAAAATTTGGCTCCATGAGCCTGAGGAAGCATTACAATGGCTTCCGTTCTTTCTCCAATCAGCAGATCTCATCACTGTTAAGGCAGTGAGACATCAGTCTGTCTGTCTACTTTGTGATAGTGTGCATAGCATACTGGCAGAATGTTGAATAGTGTCTTTGTACATATGAGAAGAATTGACATCCAATAAACCATTTAAAAGTTAAGTAGCAGAGATTGAACATTAGAAGCTCCAGTGAACCTTGAACTTCTGCAACACTCAGTAGACTTAATCTGTGCTTTAATGGTTAATTCTCTATTTCAGGGTAGTTCATTTAGCCATAAGACATAATCCATATAAAGCTATGGTTCAGCTTTACTTTGCATTTAATATTAATTAGAAAATTAtagcatgctaacatgctaaaaACAATGGTTGATTGAATCTGATTTATTCTACACATGCAGTTAAGGGTTAGGATTAGGTTTCTGCTGCATCCCACACTGGATAGAGACAGTGGTCTACATGGTATATGGTACTTTCAAAATGTCAACATTATCATTaagcaataataaaataaaaaaattaatgttagcattagcatgtGTAGCTTCTTGCAAGGCACTCATACTTTAGTTTTAAAGCATCATATGTGACAACCTCTGCACTAAAATTGTTACAAACGAAGATAATACACCAGTTTTGTTGAATTACTTTTCTTATTTTGGTAAACATGTCAAACAGTACCATTTATCAAAGAAGCCGAGGTATTTTTCAAAGTTTCCCCAAGTGCCCATATTTCAGGAGTAATGTTCCTGAAATATAATTAACTGACTAACTTGATTAAACAAATAagtaatcatttttttctccatctatTAAATTTTTACTATAAACCATGTTCTCAGTAGTTTCCAAGTTAATATAAATTCCAATGAACATtaatttttcttcagtttttttcacaGTAAATCTCTCTTTGTAAGTCATATGAACCAAATGAATCCAAACTGATCTCATTATTGTTCGATTGTCTCCAATGTGCCCTTATTACAGGCCGTCATCCACCCCGACACAGGGGAGAAGATCTTGATGCCTTTTCGGATGTCAGGTAGAGTAGCTCAGCTCGGAGAAGTGGGATCTGAGAGCTTTTTAAGTAGTCCAACGTGGAGGCGTTCTTCACCTTAGGAACTGTCATGGCTCAACGGGGCTCTTCAGGTTGTCTCAGGCCTCGAAAAGGTCACGCTCAGCTGGGCGCTGATTAAAACCTCTCTGCTGTGGTGACAGAGAGCTTCTTGGGGTTTGTGAAGAAGCAAATGTTAGTATTTTGGTTCAGTTTGAAAGCGCCCTTTATTGTAAGATGACCTTGTAGTGGAAGtgagaagaaaaggaggaaaagacAGAAGCAATTAACTCGTTAGGACCAACATTACACTTGTATATCAGAACAATGGGAATTATCTTCATAATCCAAAGATAGACGTAATAgagctatgtttttttttttttttaattgcttctaTATTTCTACACATGGTGCTTTTTCTCCGACTCACGTTAAATGTAGTTGGAGAAAAAGCACCATAAATGATTAGGCAAAAGAATGGTGAGAGTGATAATACTAATTATCTTTTACCAGGTTTTGTCCCGTTTGGCACACCAGTGGTGAGAGTGGTTTTCCTAAATTCTATTCTTCCAAAATTATTATTTGTACCAAGGCTACAAATAATAATAGTTTATCCATGTgagtccttttatttttttctctttttttttttggcaggttGTTGGCCTCCTCCTCCCTAACCAAACACTGGTGTCCACCGTCTTCTGGCAGGTATTTCTTGAGAATCAGATCAGGCATATTTATGCAACAATATATTACCATCTGTTATTATAAATCATTGCATCCTTCATGTGCCGCCATGTTAGCCATCTTGTTTTGCTCAAACTAATAACGACCAGTTGTAAAGTGGTGGGATGAATgggaaatgctgtttttaaatgcaataataaatagaataaattaAGAATTAATTATAAGAAATCCTGCTGGCGTGAGACAGAGACTGCCACTGTTTAAATCATGGACCGTCATCTGTCACTGATTGTGCTCATATGCTCGATAAACCCAGTGGGTGAACCTATCACTTAAGATATGTTTTTACCAAAGTCAATAATGAACTTCTATTAACTtattttaaatacacaagagaaTCGCCTTTAATGAAACAAAtccatcattgtagtttgttaCATCGGCCTTCTTTTCACTTTCTCCTTTCTATTGCAGTGGTTGAACCAGAGTCACAATGCCTGTGTTAACTACTGTAACCGAAATGCCTCCAAGGTCGAGTACCTGCACGGTTTCCCAGTTGGGGCGTTACTGCACACATTACAAATGTCTTTTCTTCTCGTTGCTCActtaaactgcttttaaaatgttatgtCTCATCCTGTTTGCTGCCACTTTAGCCAGCTCCAGCTTCCAAATTCCTGCAGGGATACCTTGGGGCAGTTACCAGTGCCGTGTCCATTGCTGTGAGTTCCACTAATTCTTCCTTTTGTGACTTGATATGACCTGATGGTTTGAGGTCATATATCGGTCAAAATGAGCTATTTTCTGGTATATTGGCGTCTGCATTTACAATGGCAGataaatgaaaatggaaaagaataaaggtgagAGTGTAAATGAGTAATCTGACTTGTTGTGACATTAAACCAAGATTGTTTTTAAACTACATTGTAAGGGCTAATAAGGACTCATTAATAACTacgcataaaaataaaaatgtttaatgttttatgtGTCTGACAGAGACAAATATCGGCCAACATATTAGACTTATTGATTGCTTTCTGCACCTAAGGATCCATCAGGCCAACTGATAAGTCACTtaaattagcagcattaaaTAGCAGCAGACTTTTGTCTTCTGCAGATATAAGTCACTTCACGTCCCAAAGATTGGAACAAGTGTCCAATcaaactgtgttttctttgcagGTTATTTATTAATAACTATTATGTACACTAAACTAAAGGTTCCACCTTGCAAACCATAAAATAGACGTTGTATTCGGGTCTTTGGTGCACAGTTTTAGCATGTAGTCTTCCACAGCATTGCCTCTTAAGCTAAATGCCAAATATCTTAAATGGTTTTGGCAGAAAAATGGCAAATATTAAATAAGGTGGATGTCAACATTAACCATGAAAAAGCAGACTTCAGAATAACCCCAGTCACTTGAACCTCTTTTCTTACCTCCATGTCATCACAGAATAAAATGTCATAGGGGCATAATACACGTTCACACACCTGCCTCACACAGCCCTTAGTGTGGACAAGGAGCTCCAACCAAGCCAATTACTGGTCCTGCTGGGTGTTCATCCGGCTGATGCCCTCAGGCTTGACAATGGCAGCAAGCACAGAAAGAAATTGCGGGGTGTCTGGAGTTTGGTACGACATCCCTGGAGGGGGGCAGGCACGCTCCAATTAAACGTCCGCTCTGGTGACGACCTCCCGCGGGGCTAGAGAGAGCTGGAGGATGAAGTGGCGTGGCGGTGTGTTATTTGAGCGCATACAGGCTTTTGAACACAGCAAtctgaaatgttaaaatacGGCAAAGTTCCAttcatcaaatgtttaaacacactgccagtaaTTTTAGTCCACGTTCTGCCAGTGAACCTGTTTCTGATGCTTTTTTATTTGAGGCTGACGGTGtctgtttcatttcaaatattCTGCGTTGGCTTTTCAAAACACACAGTGTCTGATTGTGTCATCTGTGTCTGCTTTACCCTGCAGGttggtttaaatgttttaatccaGAGAGCAAGCCACTTCAGCCCAACCACCAGGCTTTTGGTGCAGAGGTTCATCCCCTTCCCAGCAGTGGgtaagtttaaaataaaaaaaaaaaaaagaaaagctcagtGAAACTTCTCATGGGACAGACGGGGAGTAAGCTCAGgacttttatatttataatggaCATTTAAGGAAAATGAAAGTTTGTGGCTTAGAtagtaataatgataataattttggaggtttatatataaaaaaaaaatcaaatggagTTCAGTTCAGTGCCTTTGGCTAAAGGTTCAGCAGTAATTGTCATTACAATatctaaaaacaacacaagtaatatgttttcttttctttagtcTTGATCAATTATACtttgtttttagctgttttgtgATCATAATAATTCCCTGTATGAAAGCCTAATAGAGCGGTTTTGTTTCACTCTGCTCCCCTCTGTCCGCTCTCCGCTCCGCAGGCTGACAGATGTGTTGAGAGCCGGCTTTGTGTGTGCAGCCACAAAGCTGATTTTCATGCCACTCTCCCGCAAACACAATCACACCCAGGGGTATAGACCCGTGTCCCAGAATGCCCCGGGCTGCTGGCTCATAATTAAATTGttttcctgccccccccccccttaccaTAGCGGTTCTTCTAATTAAATCAACAGGTTTCTACAGTGCAGCCTTTGCCTGGTAATTGGCTGCTTGTTAGAACTCTGCTGCCGCAAACAAATTGGATAATTACCCTTAAAGTGGCGTCTATGTCAAGGCCTCATTTACCTGATTTCTGTTTGTTCATTGTTGttcctgttgttgttttggtaGGCCAATAGAAGAGGTAATTAAAAAGGCTAATTGAAGCGAATGGAAGCAAAGGGCTGTTTGAATTTTCGCCCGTTTGATTTTGTTTGCTTACTTAAGGCTAGATTTATTTGTAATAACCTAATCAAGCAGCGGCCTGTCGTTCAATTAGATTATGAAAACCTTAACTGGAGGGAAAGCCACGCTGGCAGAAATTTAGGGGGTTAATTATTTGTTGTCttatttgtcattatttgtGATATTTAGAAAGTAattatgtaaaaagaaaaaaataaatcttggaTGTATTTCTGTGAGTGTACCACTAGTTATTAGATGATGATTAAAATGTAcacaaatgtaattattttaaataattacaaATTGCAGCCAGATATTTCAGCATTTAGCGGTGCAGATTTTGCATTTATCAAGTCAATTTTGTAATTACTTTGATgcctttatttatgtatttaagaGTTTCTGTTTAACTGCCGTGGTTGttggtgtttgttttgtgcCAAAatcctgtctgtctctttatTATTAATTGgtctggataaaaaaaaaaaaaaaaaaatccctcataGGTAAAAAGACTTATTTGCTCAGTCAATTGAATTCCCCTCACAAAGCGACCTGCCAGCCCCGCGGCCCTTAGCAAAGATAACTGAACGCTGTTGTCTTAAATTAAAAAGGCTCGGGGCACCACCActaaactctctaaaatgagtTTGTCTTATTCCTATTAGAGTCAAGAAGAAAGGTTAATCTATATTACCATAACATTTGTGTTGATTTTGGCTGTCGTGAATAATCAGAAGGAAACAACACCGCTGTTTGTCAACCTGCCAGCCACCTTgattttgttctctgttgctgatctgactggtgtgtgtgtgtgtgtgtgcgtgcgtgtgtgtgtgtgtgtgtcagcgtcTCACAGAGACACGGCTTCGGTTTTCTGAATGACACAAATGACACGGCAATAATGTCCTTCATTTTGAGGAGTGAGGAGAGTAAACAGCAGTTCAGTGTCTTCACTCGGCGGTGGTAATTGGCAGATCTGAGTTTTCTGAACATTATCAGTTCAGTTTAGTTTGATTAGAAGAGATGGTTTTCCATAGAGAACAGGAGGGGACGTAGGCAAGAGGGATTTTTTAAGTCTTGTGATCCAAATGTGTATCCCCGTGTAGTGAAACATACTGTGGATCAACGATGGGCTCCTCATCTAACATTAATAGGAATGACTGAAGCCTTGTTGTTGTACGAGCTCATTCAAATGTAACCAAAATATGCACAAATAAAAGGCAGTTGTAGatatttaatataatatacaagcaTATAAAGGTATAGCACCAATCTGTGTGTCAGGTTAATGCAGTTACTGTGTTACTTAATTTGaaagtacagtactgtgcaaaagtcttaagccactcctgatttctttatattttgctttgaaggagccagactttattTTAAGGTGGTCTTCAACAGTAATTCTTTCTGAAGGGCTTTCAGGGCTTTTCtctggacattggctgctttttcatctgGCACAAGACGTCAGAGTCATTTGACCCTTAGGTCACTCCATCGAATGGAGTGATTAATTTAAAATCTTAATCAACATCAGTATAGATGGAGGGGGTTATCAGAGAGGttcaacagtgagtgtctacagtaaaatacggtggaggctctgtcatggtttgcgCCAGCATCtgagccagtggtgttggagatctgcCATGAACACAGTAAAGTATCATCAGATTatgatccaccatgcaacaccatctggaacagcttcatttttcagcatgacagtgatcccataCACACTACCAGTGCAGTAAACACAGACCTGGATAGACACACACTCAGTGGAACACCCCCACAGctttactgaagcagtgtgggaccagaggacagaacaaaaggcagaaacatccaaagaggcGCTCTGGGTGCTTTCCAAGAGTCCTGGAGAAATATTCctgaagaaatgacaagaaagccgcctcagagagttcagactgtgttaaaggtggtcacaccaaatattggctTTCAAGCTCATTCAAACTCTGTTTCTGCCTATATattgtattttcatttgtgttCCACATGATTTAATAAAGccctgcacctatttcccattttcctagcaaaatatgcagaaatgaggagtaatatccaatattcattcactagtgcaatattcagcatcttcattattatatgtatagacttattttacttttcttacaatgtatatatttttttacattctcttattttctgtattttaatacattttattttctgtatatatttttatacatttattttttgtatattttatacattgtgtcttattttctgtatatttttagattattatatttttattttgattttagagagtttgactttctattgcatggcactaaacaggagtggccctccagtctcattgtacatcctgtataatgacaggATGTACTCATGTAATttcagcctgtcccagctgccatTAATTCTTCATTAACTGGCTGCTGACAGTTAATAAAAAAGTGACTCTCAGGAAAAACAAGCTTCCTGTTTGAATGCTGTGCTACCAGCTCTGTAACCAGGTATAGCGCTGCTTTATTCTAATGCTTACATTATAACATTTTGGACAAAAACTGATTTTCACTGAAAAGTTAAAGGCTCATcagagttattatagttaatcgGGGCCTGTAGCAAATTTCATGTCAGTCCagactttaaaatatgtttcacaagaaaacaaaaggtcACGCTCATAGAAATCCAAGAGGAAAAGTCGGAGCCAGAGGGTATTCACTCTGAATTTGGTGACCGACTGACTGATATTGCCGTCCCTGGAGCCAAGATGCTTCATTATTTTTGAGCAAATATTTATTAATCACGGGACACTGAAGTGGTGTTTAGATCATGAAGttctttggtttaaaaaaaaaaaaaaaaaaaaaggaacttctGAAACCATCCATACCATTCAGAACATACAAAGTTTATCCCTCATCCTTATAGGACTTATAATAGTACTCTTGAGCAGGAAACcttgctttttactttttttcaaTGGGCatcttttcttgttcttttagtCCAGCCCATACTGGTACCCACAGGAATCACTTGTATCCCAAAACTTCCCATGAACAGCTACTACATGCAAATTCAACACTTGGAATAAACTCCAGGCCTTCtgctggccatgaaactgcttttttcccccctaataaaaacagcaagccTAGACGTCCACGGCATCTTGATTTCCTCATTCCAAATCCACTGAGGTGGTTtacagagccaaaaaaaaaacaaaaaactgtcacTGTCTAGAAATATAACTGTGTTATATTCCTAGTGGCAGTGAGACTTTTCACTTCGATCTTTAAAAATATTCTCATCTCTTCACAGCGAGTGCAAATGTCTGCAACGTGGTGCTCATGAGACACTGTGAGCTGTCAGAGGGCATCAGTGTGCTCGACAACAACGGGAACGTGGTGGGAACATCAAAAGTAGCTGCCAGGCATGTACGTTCCTTAGCTCAGAAAAGGAAATTATCTAAATTGATCATGTTGATATTGCTGTCTAGCAACAAATACATTGTACTGCTTAATGCGATGGTACATATTTTGAAGCGTTTGGGTTTTGAGTTCATTCGTCAGTATTAGTGCATTCAAACCTGCCTTGTTTCCCAGATTAAAGCAAacatatgtttatttttaacattcttGGTTTATGTTTTCTTATGGCAGGCGCTTTTAGAGACAGCTCTGACCAGAGTAGTCATGCCCATGCCGATCCTGGTGCTTCCTCCCTTGATCATGTCTGCACTGGAAAAGTAAGAAACTCTCTTCCACATTTTCATTTAGGCAACGTGGCTGCATCCGTGCATGTtttggtacacctgttcagctgctgtttaatgcaaatatctaatcagccagtcatgTGGCAGCAATTCCAGCAGGGTAATgtgcatgtcacaaagctcacataACCTCAAAACTGGTCTTTTGAATAtgaaaatgagttcactgcactcaagtGGCCTCTACTgtcaccagatttcaatccaatggagcacctttgggatttgGAGGTTTGCATCAcagatgtgcagccgacaaacctgcagcaactgtgtgatgctgtcacgtcaatatggaccaaaatctctgaggatggtttccagcaccttgttgaatctgtgacatgaagaattaaggcagctctgaaggtgtacctaataaagctgTCTTTGTGTCCAgtgaagacagacagaaaagccaGCAGAGGAATGTTGTAGTTCAGATGTTTTCTGATTCTTTGTCATCTGTCTGGAAATGTTTTGAATTTCTGTAGATTGGTGGTGCTGAAGCTGACCTCTTCTGCCTCTTTAAATAGTGATGTTGGTGCTTGGCACTTTAAATGCATCCCTTAATATGCATTTCCTTTTAATATGTGTAGGTTTTTTTTGTAGGAAAAGAAGACCAAACACCCAGTGTTTGCAGCAGGAAAAGCAACAAATTTAATTGAGTCGTAATGGATGGAAGCACTCTCTTTATCAATCTGTataaaccatttttttaaaagaagctaATTATGCTTTTATTGCAGTAATGAAGGAGGTGAAAGTTTCATGAGTTAGAATAATTCAAGGGTGCAGCTGTCTTCTAATTAAATGACTGCAAGTTAATTATAAAGCTATCCCATTTTTTTCAAGAAAAGAATATTTCAGATCCTCTTATTATCTACTCCACTGTGGTTTAATACTGATTTGATACTCTGGAAGGCTCACCACCGCTGAGGCTCAGTGTTGTGTAATGACTGTAATGGTGTCTTAATAACAAAATGTGGATGCCCGGTGATGGATGGTGTGACTGCGCCTGTGCCGTGCCCAGGAATGCAGCCATCTCTGTAAATCCTTGACAACACTTGTCCGGACCGCTCAGAGTAGGCGGGCTCAGTCAGTGAGGCCGACTGCCCAGGTGTGTTTGGGATTCCTGGCAGCTGAATGACTGAACTGTGCGAGAGAGAAAGGAGTGGTGGAGCGAGTGTAGCTCTCCGAGGTTGACTGTGGTGGTGTTCAGCCATCCTCTACATCAGCTCGCCTTCACTGGCTCTCAATGGAGCGAGAACAAGGGGATGGAGACACGTCCGTGGGCGGCCCCTCAATGATGGATTACACTGCTGAGAACAGATACAGGGGGAGTGACTACAGGTTCTGTCCTTCATGTGCTTCAGTAGCTGTGAGGGGGGTGCAGTGTTATTCtggctttttgtttatttatgaaTGTTCCAGGCTACATTAATCTGGGAATTAACAGGAATTTCCATTTTGTCTATGATTCCCAGGTCACCAGATTTGGGCCCAGGTTTACTGCTccagcatttacatttttattcaagTGCTATTTTCTAACATGTTAACCATATAAATTATTGGatattttctgcagttttatGAGAGAAATTGCTTTGGTGAAATGCCAACACACGAGGGTCAAACCTGACCATCTTAAAGCTCCTTCGTACAGAAATATGATACaacaaaaatgactaaaaagtACACATGCTCACAa is part of the Archocentrus centrarchus isolate MPI-CPG fArcCen1 chromosome 22, fArcCen1, whole genome shotgun sequence genome and encodes:
- the sfxn5a gene encoding sideroflexin-5a isoform X1, translating into MSEYPAFQYGKSRFDQNTFFGRFRHFLDVIDPSTLLVTEKRLQECVELLECFKRGNLPPGVTDAQLWQAQKIKQAVIHPDTGEKILMPFRMSGFVPFGTPVVVGLLLPNQTLVSTVFWQWLNQSHNACVNYCNRNASKPAPASKFLQGYLGAVTSAVSIAVGLNVLIQRASHFSPTTRLLVQRFIPFPAVASANVCNVVLMRHCELSEGISVLDNNGNVVGTSKVAARHALLETALTRVVMPMPILVLPPLIMSALEKLPLLQRHRRLVLPVHSLVCLAAFGLALPLAISLFPQMSEISVNQLEPEIARATDCKIVTYNKGL
- the sfxn5a gene encoding sideroflexin-5a isoform X2, translating into MSEYPAFQYGKSRFDQNTFFGRFRHFLDVIDPSTLLVTEKRLQECVELLECFKRGNLPPGVTDAQLWQAQKIKQAVIHPDTGEKILMPFRMSGFVPFGTPVVVGLLLPNQTLVSTVFWQWLNQSHNACVNYCNRNASKPAPASKFLQGYLGAVTSAVSIAVGLNVLIQRASHFSPTTRLLVQRFIPFPAVASANVCNVVLMRHCELSEGISVLDNNGNVVGTSKVAARHALLETALTRVVMPMPILVLPPLIMSALEKSV